The stretch of DNA AAGgatgcgggggagggagggaaggcaatTCAGCATTTTCAGAAAGAGCATTTGGCAACATTCAACGCATAAGGAGGCTGTGCTTGGGACCATCCACTCTCTCCAGCTTCTCAAAGTGTTTCCTGGCATTGCGAATGTTGATCAGAGTAGCTGCAGACGGGATCGACGGATCCGACATCACCACCATCACGTACGTGTTTGACGTGAAGATGTCGATGAAAGCAGCGAAGTTAGAATTTCTAACTTCCATGCTCTGGAAAGAAGCGGCCAATTTACTGCAGCTCAGCTTGAACTGCTTAATGATGTTGCTGATCTTCTCAAATCGGTGGACGTCGCGCTGCTCTTTGCATTGGTAATGGGAAATGACCAGGAACGTCGCTCTCTCGAACAGCAGAACTTCGTCGGCCTCAATGATTTGGGCAAAATTCCTTAGGTTCATCTCGAGCTGCTGGACATTGGGAATCAGCTGATAGACAATACTGGACCAGGCTTTGTAGAGCGTTTCATCCCAGATGGATGTTCGAAAACAAGCGCACTCCAGCGGGCGAGACAGACGCCTCAGGTCTTCCTCTCGCTCTTTAAAAATCAGGTCACGCTGATCCTCCTGAACCAGAtccattttgtgcaccaggcagaAGATTTTGGCATCAGGAGAGTTCTGGAGGATGGCCTCCAGACACGACTGGTAATAATGCATGTCCTTCTCCAGTTCGCGGCTCTCCACGTCAAACACGTAAATCAGCACCTCGACATTACGGAAGATGTTGTCTCGCTGGCTGGTGAAGTAATTTTCCATGAAGGTGTCCTGACCGCCACAGTCCCACAGGTTCAGCACCAGGTTGCCCAGAAATCGGACGTGGGAGTGCTCCACATCGATGGTGGCACCCAGACGCCGGGTGTCGCGAGCAATATAATTTGCAAAGATAATGGACCTCATGCTGGTCTTTCCCGACCCGCTCTTCCCCATCAACAGCACCTTTTTCTTCATGGCTGTATTGGGCATCACCCGCCGGGAGCCGCCGCGGACTGGGCCTCAGGGCGCGGCCTAACTGCagcgcggagggagggagggagggagcggccgGACGTCGCGAGGGCTCCGCAGGCTGGGCCGCGCGGCTGAGCAGGCAGGGAGGCCGAGAGAGCGGGCTGGGGTTGGCAAGGCCCGGCGGGGTGAGCTCTGCCTGGGGGGAGAGGAGCTAACGGCTGCAGCAGCTCCGGCGACCGCTCGCCTTCCGGTGAGGAAAGCCGCTGCGTCTCCGCTGCCACCCACTTCCGGCGGCGATCTCGCGAGAACTGCCGCGCTCGGCCGTCCCAGCCTTAGGAGCTCTGATAAACTGCTCTTTAAGGAAACCGAGCAGAGGCCTCGGAAcaagaaaagggaaggggaacCCAGGATTCTAGAGTTCTGTTCTTCTGTTTCAGCTGGGTCTAGGGTCGCAAAGGTGTACGCTGGTGGTCGTTTGGGAGAATGCTGCCCTCTCGCGGCCAGCCCACCCCTAAAACGTGACGGCGGTGTGTCTGGGTGGTGTTAGGCCCGGGCGGGAGGCGGTGACGCGGGGGAAGGAGCTCAGCCCAGCTAGGCCTCCCCAGGTCCCCTGGTTTGCTGAGAACGAGCGCAGGGCAAACGACCACTGTACAGGCGAGGAAAGCGAGCCTTCGAGAAGTTAGTGATGGCCCAGGGCTACCAGGCTGCACGGTAGTAAATTTCTGCTGGGCACTATCCCGACTCCCAGTTAGTGCTTTTTCTACTTGGAGTTCCTTTCTCACACCTGCTTTTCCGGTCATCTCAGACTTTAGGATTTATAATCAGCACTCCAAAGCTTGAGGAAACTGTAATATGGAACCTGTGCATTAGCTCTGTCCTCACAATCACCCTATGAATAAATAACCCGATTTTCAAGTGAGTAAATCGAAGCTTGGAGGGGGTTAAGTAACATTGGCAAGTTATACATCTATTAAATGATGAAATGCAATTTTAcctaagaaatataaataatatctttattttatattttgattgatttttcacagagaggaagggagagggatagacagaaacattgatgagagagaaacatcgatcagctgcctcctgctcactccctactggggatgtgcccctaaccaaggtacatgcccttgaccggaatcgaacccaggacccttcagtccgcaggctgacgctctatctactgagccaaaccggcttcggctaaaTAATAtctttaaggtgtacaacatgatttgaTCATACACAGTGAAATGATTACTACAGTCAAGCTAATGAACATACCTTTGTGGTGAGAGTATCTGAAATCCACTCTTAGAAAATTTCCAGTGTTCAATACAGTATTAACTATAGGCATCATGCTTTAGGTTAGATCTCTAACTGCACCCCCCATTTTCCCCACTTCCCTTACCCCCGTTAACCAGTCTAC from Eptesicus fuscus isolate TK198812 chromosome 15, DD_ASM_mEF_20220401, whole genome shotgun sequence encodes:
- the RRAGA gene encoding ras-related GTP-binding protein A — its product is MPNTAMKKKVLLMGKSGSGKTSMRSIIFANYIARDTRRLGATIDVEHSHVRFLGNLVLNLWDCGGQDTFMENYFTSQRDNIFRNVEVLIYVFDVESRELEKDMHYYQSCLEAILQNSPDAKIFCLVHKMDLVQEDQRDLIFKEREEDLRRLSRPLECACFRTSIWDETLYKAWSSIVYQLIPNVQQLEMNLRNFAQIIEADEVLLFERATFLVISHYQCKEQRDVHRFEKISNIIKQFKLSCSKLAASFQSMEVRNSNFAAFIDIFTSNTYVMVVMSDPSIPSAATLINIRNARKHFEKLERVDGPKHSLLMR